Proteins from one Antennarius striatus isolate MH-2024 chromosome 12, ASM4005453v1, whole genome shotgun sequence genomic window:
- the nfe2l2a gene encoding nuclear factor erythroid 2-related factor 2a has translation MMMEMEVTHPKQEINMIDILWKQDIDLGARREVFDYNHRQKEFELQRQLELQEEKRLHLLREQEKALLAQLQLDEETGEYIPRPLTSAPLQPAVTPLDATQSVSFTEESGDAMSFDECLQLLAETFPVEETEDTSNCLDTTAVVPMMSPEQPSLPPATLSPSPLSSPPPQRMSPDLEQAWMELLSLPELQHCLNMQMEDTLETTAYPPIKSPESKNQSYPFYPMTNLTERETNNVNACPAEYMNTYEGSAPNVAPPDGLNQMTGKASQLNDGFAAESFCDIYYQNTILEDSTSPHESEMMPDTPNKPSFSSLDLYSLSPGDAFDRGQNNLMAELPDSDSGISLHQSPNVSSPGKSLYGDGSFTYSDSDMEEMDHNPGSSEADYSEMFSMNFPSDDLQSVSLSVTEKPPLQQKMKPKPHKTDPEEESSYSNTPFTKDKQKRRSDVRLSRDEQRAKALKIPFTVDMIINLPVDDFNELMSKHRLNDAQLALVRDIRRRGKNKVAAQNCRKRKMENIVGLEGELDSLKEEKERLQCEKNQNVTNLKEMKQQLNRLYLEVFGMLRDEKGNSYSPSDYSLQQSTNGSIFLVPRMKKTFIKSRDNSPPA, from the exons ATGATGATGGAAATGGAGGTGACGCATCCCAAACAG GAAATAAACATGATCGACATCTTATGGAAGCAAGACATCGATCTCGGAGCCAGGCGAGAGGTGTTTGACTACAACCATCGTCAGAAAGAATTTGAGCTGCAGAGACAGCTGGAGCTCCAAGAAGAGAAAAGGCTGCATCTGCTCCGGGAGCAAGAGAAGGCCCTGCTGGCTCAGCTACAGCTGGATGAAGAAACAGGAGAGTACATACCCCGCCCACTGACCAGTGCACCCCTGCAGCCGGCTGTCACGCCTCTCGATGCTACACAG AGCGTCAGCTTCACAGAAGAGAGCGGTGATGCAATGTCATTTGATGAATGTTTGCAGCTACTGGCAGAGACATTTCCTGTGGAGGAAACTGAG GACACTTCCAATTGCTTGGACACAACTGCTGTTGTAcccatgatgtcaccagagCAGCCTTCCCTGCCACCGGCCACCCTCTCCCCCAGCCCATTATCCTCACCACCGCCACAGAGGATGTCCCCAGATTTGGAGCAAGCGTGGATGGAGCTTTTGTCCCTCCCTGAGTTGCAG CACTGCTTGAACATGCAAATGGAGGACACACTAGAGACTACAGCTTATCCTCCGATTAAAAGCCCTGAATCAAAGAATCAAAGCTATCCTTTCTACCCCATGACCAAtttaacagagagagaaaccaaCAATGTAAATGCTTGTCCAGCAGAATATATGAATACATATGAAGGCTCAGCTCCCAACGTGGCACCACCAGACGGTCTCAACCAGATGACGGGGAAAGCTTCTCAGTTAAATGATGGCTTTGCTGCAGAAAGTTTCTGTGACATTTACTACCAAAACACCATCCTTGAGGACAGCACCAGTCCacatgaaagtgagatgatgccCGATACTCCAAACAAGCCTTCCTTCTCATCACTGGATCTTTACAGCCTTTCTCCTGGAGATGCTTTTGACAGAGGCCAAAATAACTTAATGGCTGAACTGCCAGACTCGGATTCAGGGATCTCGTTACACCAAAGCCCAAATGTTAGTTCACCTGGGAAATCCCTATATGGAGACGGGTCCTTCACTTACAGTGATTCAGACATGGAGGAGATGGACCACAACCCTGGAAGTTCAGAAGCAGATTACTCAGAAATGTTCTCAATGAATTTCCCATCGGATGACCTTCAATCTGTTTCTTTATCTGTAACAGAAAAGCCCCCactgcagcagaaaatgaaacccAAACCCCACAAGACAGACCCAGAAGAGGAGAGCAGTTACAGCAACACTCCCTTCACCAAAGACAAGCAGAAGAGACGCTCTGATGTGCGTCTCTCCAGAGACGAGCAGAGGGCTAAGGCCCTCAAAATCCCTTTCACTGTAGACATGATTATCAATCTGCCCGTTGATGACTTCAATGAGCTGATGTCAAAGCACCGACTGAACGACGCCCAGCTGGCCCTGGTCCGGGACATTCGCCGCCGAGGCAAGAACAAGGTAGCTGCCCAGAACTGTCGCAAACGTAAGATGGAGAACATAGTGGGTCTGGAGGGTGAGCTGGACTCCCTCAAGGAGGAGAAAGAACGTCTCCAGTGCGAGAAGAACCAGAACGTCACAAACCTGAAGGAAATGAAGCAACAGCTCAACAGATTGTACCTGGAGGTGTTTGGCATGTTGAGAGATGAGAAGGGGAATTCTTATTCCCCGTCCGATTACTCCCTCCAGCAGTCGACGAACGGCAGCATCTTCCTCGTTCCTCGCATGAAAAAGACTTTCATCAAGAGCAGAGACAACTCACCTCCTGCTTAA